The sequence GGGAGTAACCGTTGAATTATTGCCGTGCTCGCGGATCGATGAGACCGTATAAAAGATCTGAAAGGAGATTCACCAAAACAAAAAAGCAAGCGGAAACCAATACTGCTCCCATTACAATGGGGAAATCGAGTTTTTCAAGGGCATCAACAGTCAGTTTACCCAATCCTTTCCAACCAAAAATATATTCCACAAAAAAGGCCCCTGCAAGTAATTCGGCAAACCAACCGGTAATAGTGGTAATGACCGGATTTAACGCATTTCTTAGCGCATGTTTCCATATAATTTTTTGTGGGGATAAGCCTTTCGCAACGGCCGTGCGGATATAATCCTGCTGTAAAACATCCAGTAATGAAGCCCGGGTCAATTGTGCAATGATGGCCAGCGGCCTGATGCCCAATGTGATCGCCGGTAAAATGAGGTTGGAAAAGGTGAGGTAGCGTTCCCCGGTTTTTGTGTCGAGGTCAAACCAACTGCCAGTCATATGTAAACCGGTAAACTTACTCCATACAAACCCAAACAGATAGGCAATAGCTATTGCCATAAAAAAAGAAGGTGCAGAAATACCCAGGATACTGGTAAAAATAGCACTGGTATCCACCCAGGTGTCTTTATACAAAGCTGCCAGAACACCCAGCGTTATCCCGAGAACGGTGGCCAGGACCATTGCAGCAGTAGCCAGCATCAAAGTTCCAGGTAAGGCTTCCATAATCACTGAACCAACATCGCGCCTGCTTTGGTAGGACCGGCGCAAGTATGGAACCTTCAGCCCAATTTGATATTCCTTGTTACCAATAAAAATCCCCTTCAATTGTTTCTTGCCAATATCTTCCGCACTATGGATGGCAATTGGCGAAATATCATTCAGGTATAAAAAAAACTGTTTCCATCTGGGCTGGTCCAGGTGAAGATCGCGCCGGATATTTTCCTGGGTAACGGCATCAGCCCTTTGCCCCATTACCAGGCGGGCAGGATCCCCAAAACCCTGGAACAGCAAAAAGACTAATACAACCACCCCAACCAGAACAGCTAATCCGTACCATAATTTATGCAGGAAAAATCGGAACACTGTGGAAGGTATTATTTATAAAGATGTTAAGGTCCGGATGGCTTTATCAATATCTGGCAATGACCATTTATCAACAATGCCCCCCTGGTTGATCAGGTAAAGGGTTACGGGATATCGGGCAGCCGTTTTAACGGCCACCACATCTGACCTAAGCACCGGCACATTTTGCAATTCCGCCGATAATTGTGCATAAACATCCTCCGCGGAAGGGGTAATGACAATTAGTGGGATATTCTTTGTGGAAGCAATTTCCCGAAGTTCGAGAATCCTCCGTTTGATTTCAGCCAGGCTGGCTGGCCTGATCTCTTTGATAAAGAGCCATTGCATGGCTCCCGCCTGTGATATTATGGCTTGTGTAGTATCAGTTCCGCTGGGTGCAATCAGAACAAAATCCTTTATTGGCGGCTCTGCATTGCCTTTCCGCACAAGCTTATCAAAACGCTTTACAAATTTATAGGTGTCTTCATTAAAATCTTCGGGGAATTTATCAGCAGTGAATTCAAGGTCTTTCCCGGCCTTATTGTATACAAAGGTAATAACCGTACTGTCGGGAATGGATCCAGCCGGTATCTTCATCTGGTTTGCGATCCCGTACCCCCTTTTATAGGGAAGGCAATCGATCATGGGAAGGTGCCGCAATACCCACCATTGAAACCCGAAACTGAATAATGTAGTGAGTCCAAGCAGGAGGACTGCATTTCGGGTACCCATCGTCGTTACTATAGTATTCCGGTACCGGAACAATAACAGTATCAGCCCCAATAAGATCAGGTCTTTGGTGAATGACTGCGCTGCTGTAAGTGGTATACAATCACCAAAACAGCCACATGTACGGATTTTACCCGAGAACAAGGCATAAGCGGTTAGGAAGGTAAAGAAGATAATCAGGGCAAGTAAAAGCCAGCTGAACACCCGCATCTGCCAGCCTATAATCACCGCTATTCCAGCAATGATTTCAAAAGCAATCATCAGGATGGATAATAATAAAGTGTAATTATCAAGTCCATGCAAGCCCCACACCTCGAAAAATTCCTGCATCTTATAGCTCAAACCCAACGGGTCATTGGCCTTTACCAACCCGGAGAAAATGAAGAGTATCCCAACGATATAGCGGGTGATGGTGAGTATATATTTCATATTAGTTTTCAAAGCCTTTGTGTTTGCCTTCACCGATTAAAATAAGTGCAAAGGCAGCATAGTTAAAAATATCAAGGTAATTGGCGTCAATTCCTTCACTGATAAGGGTTTGACCATCATTGGCCAGTATTTGCCTGATGCGCAGTAATTTGGCAAGGATGAGATCAGTAAAGCTTTCCTGGCTCATATCACGCCAGGCTTCCCCATAATCGTGGTTTTTCCTGGCCATTAATGCTGTGGCTCTGGCCACTTGTTCATCAT comes from Flavihumibacter fluvii and encodes:
- a CDS encoding ABC transporter permease translates to MFRFFLHKLWYGLAVLVGVVVLVFLLFQGFGDPARLVMGQRADAVTQENIRRDLHLDQPRWKQFFLYLNDISPIAIHSAEDIGKKQLKGIFIGNKEYQIGLKVPYLRRSYQSRRDVGSVIMEALPGTLMLATAAMVLATVLGITLGVLAALYKDTWVDTSAIFTSILGISAPSFFMAIAIAYLFGFVWSKFTGLHMTGSWFDLDTKTGERYLTFSNLILPAITLGIRPLAIIAQLTRASLLDVLQQDYIRTAVAKGLSPQKIIWKHALRNALNPVITTITGWFAELLAGAFFVEYIFGWKGLGKLTVDALEKLDFPIVMGAVLVSACFFVLVNLLSDLLYGLIDPRARQ
- a CDS encoding BT_3928 family protein; its protein translation is MKYILTITRYIVGILFIFSGLVKANDPLGLSYKMQEFFEVWGLHGLDNYTLLLSILMIAFEIIAGIAVIIGWQMRVFSWLLLALIIFFTFLTAYALFSGKIRTCGCFGDCIPLTAAQSFTKDLILLGLILLLFRYRNTIVTTMGTRNAVLLLGLTTLFSFGFQWWVLRHLPMIDCLPYKRGYGIANQMKIPAGSIPDSTVITFVYNKAGKDLEFTADKFPEDFNEDTYKFVKRFDKLVRKGNAEPPIKDFVLIAPSGTDTTQAIISQAGAMQWLFIKEIRPASLAEIKRRILELREIASTKNIPLIVITPSAEDVYAQLSAELQNVPVLRSDVVAVKTAARYPVTLYLINQGGIVDKWSLPDIDKAIRTLTSL